CAGAGTGGTCAGAATTAAGCAGTAGTGGGAGTGAAGGGGTGTTAGAAAAAGTCCAGAAGGCCTAAGCCAACTCccttcctttctgcaggctggTGGCAGCGCTCTCTGTCACCCTGGCCCTCTTTGCAGTGGAGCTGGCCGGTTTCTTCTCAGGAGTTTCCATGTTCAACAGCACCCAGAGCCTCATCTGTATCCTTTTTACTTGTGCACCTTTCCTGTACGGCCCATTTCCATCTTAACGCCCTTCAGCCACCTAACTAGGCCTTTCGGGCACAGTGGTATTGCCCTAGCAGGCAAACAGAATCCCTCCAGTTGAGAGATCTTCTTAGGTAATGTCGAAGATTTAATACAATCTTTGATCATTTGTTAAGCTCCTGCTATGCGTCAGGCACTGGAGATCTCAAAATGGGAGTAAAACAGTTTTCTATCTTGAGGAAGaggcagacacacagacagacatcTGTAATTCAGTGTGATAAACACTGTGCCATAGGATGTGTAAAGATACGAAGCACTATGGGAACGCAGAAGAGACTGAGGAAGATGGATCAGGGAAGGCTCTTGACACTGGGATAGTGGACGGGGAGGACCAGGGTGCTGGAGAGTGATTCTAGCGGGGTGTATAATGTCACTGTGAGCATTCCTGTGTGCTTGGAGTAGATGGGGAGCCTACTACTTCACCTGATAGATATGGGGTGGCGGTAGCTTGGGGTCCCAGCTGTGCAGGCTCAGTTCTGGCCTCCATTCACGTGGCAGTCCTAAAACTCAGAAGTCAGGGCTGCTGGCTCTGGCCTTTGCAGTGTGGTAAAGGGAGCAAGAGGTGCCCTGCTCCCCAGGAGGTGAACCAGAACGCAGATGCCAGTCCCACCACTGGCCTTTTCTGGCCCATCACTACCTATTGATCCAAAAGCTTTCCTTGACTCTGATGCGTTCCCAAGCCATTGGGGCTCACTGTAGTGCATCTGTGGCCCTATCCTTCTTCATATTTGAGCGTTGGGAGTGCACCACGTACTGGTACATTTTTGTCTTCTGCAGGTATGGTAGCACCCAGTGTTTGAGGACGGGGAAGGACGGTTTACTTTAAATCTGAAGGTTTCCCTTACCCAGCCCTTTACTCCATGTATAAGATATCAGATCCACTCAACATCCCGTGGTCTTTTTGAGGTCCCCCACTCCTACACTTTgggggtgggattgctggcttGGGGGTTTGGATATTTTTATTGGAAGGGACCCTGAACCCATCACCTACCTTCTGTAGTGCCATCCCAGCCATCACCGAAATAGCATTATTCATCAGCGTCTTTGGGCTGAAAAAGAAACCTTTCTGATACCTTCGTGACTGGAAGTAGGGATGAAGGCTGGAGAAGCGAGGGACCACTCACCGTTCCTGGAAGAAGGAAACCATAGGCTTCAACTCTCCCCCTAAAACTGCATTTGGTGGAGGATGtcagtgttagtgttagggtaattGTCTCTCGAGTCTGGAGTTATGAGTTTTGCTTACAGttctttgtaaaaaaatatattttagggtAAGATCAAGACttataggaattccctggcggtacagtggttaggactccgcgcttccactgtagggggcgcgggttcgatccctggtcggggaactaagatcccgcatgccgcgcagagtgaccaaaaaaaaagaaagaaagaaagatcaagacataaaaatttcaggagaaaattgGGGTGGCCAATCTACTATAGAAACGGAACAGCTTTTCACTCTAAGATACTATATGTcgcttttattttggttattacGGTAGATTTCTGGCGGAAGGGAGTGGGCAGGGATATGTAAATAAAGTGAGGCGTCCGGGTGGGACAGCCAGCTCGTAAGTGAGTGGAGCATTCTGGGAGgaattagcctttttttttttgacgctaaatgcaaaaatatattttataacatcTGCAAATAAATGTAGCAACAGAAATGGAAGAACCTAGATAGCTTTAGGTTGCTCGGGCTAACGTGTTGGGTTCTCACCCTCGATCATAGTGGAATCTTTTTACCAGAGTACGGAATGCCCCACGATATTCAGTATCGTCAGGTAGGATAATCCTTACCTGTTTCTCCttgtggagaacagaatggaataTGATGATTGGAGCTCGCATGATTTCGTGATTAACGGCTGTGCGTAATCGGGACTTGCAACATCCTGATTGCTCCTTTCTGATTCTTTCTGACGATCGTaatttccagtgtgtgtgtgttgtggatAGAGACTAACTGCTTGTAGAGCTGTGGTGAACTTACTGAAAAGTAGTGTTAGAGTTCAGAATCCGCGGTTTTGTTTATATCGTGATTAAAATAGTTTAAGGTTTGTTAACGTTttcttttaaacagaaaaagcttaagaaatttttttttgtagtggtTGTATGGTGGTAATTCTTAAACATATATTAAGTTTTATGATAGTGAGTGTTGGTTAATGTTACTTTCTAAAGTTTTAATGACGTGTTAcatgtgtttttggtttttctgaAAAGTGGGTttgtatgtctgttttttgtcTTGTACTGAAAGCATTGGTATCAGAGCTTTCGTTTTGCTGTTTGTGATACTTTTCTTGTATTAGACCTACCACGCAAAAACTGGGCGAAGCTCTTGTTTTCAGTTAGTAGTTTGGAAAGAGGACCGCGTTTGTGCTTGATAGCTTATACCGAGAGTacgtttaaaaagaaaatatggaagcGCAGTATTTGGAGTTGCAAAAAGCACAGGAGTCGAAGGTTTTATTTTATCACAGGATGAGTGCTTCTGAGGTTACGTTTTTCCAGAGAATGTTTGTTGTATGTTGGGAAGGCTTTTTTTGGGTACGTTTCAGTTTTAAAGGGTGGAGTCCAGGTCATTCTAAACAAGCACAAAGCCGTGCACGGAGGTGCTTTCTGGTGATGTTCCGAAAGTGATACCTATACGTAGACAATCTTTTTCCTAGTTCTCTCTGTTTTCTGATAGTGCTTTTTTATTGAGTGCACACTGTATGCTGTAGTAGGTAGTGAGGGAGTAGATATGAGCATGATCCTCGGCCATCACCGATATTGTGGCTCATGGAAAGAGACAGAAGTGTCTGAAACTCCCAGAGTAGTTTAATTCTAATTTGTGATAAAAGCTGCACCGGCTATTTACAGGTGTTACGAAGGAGTGGTTAATTTGCCCAAGGTGGTAGGAGTGCTGCTTCTCTGGAGCTGTTTGAGTGAGGTCCtggagtgtggctggagcagagaggaaAGGGGGCAGATTGTCTGCGAGGAAAGAAAGATGGACCTTTGCAAGGTCACGGGTTGGAGACTTGGCCcaggaggaccccacatgccgcggagcatctaggcccgtgcgctacaactacggAGCCTCAGCTCTGGAGCCCGCAAAGTACTGAAGcctacacgcctagagcccatgctctgcaacaagtgaagccatgaagccacgacaatgagaagcccgcgcaccgcaacgaagacccaacgcagccaaaaagaaagaaattaattaattaaaaaaaaaatcttgaagtgTCATGTCTGTAGGCTGTTACACTGTGAATAGCACAGAAAGTTGAGGATACATTCCAGGGTTTGAAAACTGGTGTCAGTTTCAGCAAAGAAATCACTCAAGTCCTTGAGGAATCTGTGAGGTTTCAGCATATCGTGTTTCATTTTTGTCTTactcaaaaatgtaaatgaaaacatcAACCAACGTTCACGTTGGAACTGCACTTGTACTTAGGACATAACTCCATTTATGAAATCATGGATACAGAGTAGAATTTACAATAAAGAATACTGTACATTTTATGATTTGCAGATTCTGTTACATATcctttatatcagtaaaatttataataaacttgTGTGCATACACAAATGAATACTTTTTTTGTAAAGtgggttgttaaacatttaccagcctTTCTTGCTCCTGCAATCCCAAGAAACCTCTCATCACCAATGATTTCCTTGTTCCTAAATCCAGAGGTTCCCTCTCAGACTAGAGTTTGATCTCTTTCCAATATGTTGACCACTCCCCTCATTTGAAATTTGTTCTCCCTTCGTTTCTGAAAATTAGTTCCCCTGGCTTACCTCCCGCTGTTCTGGCTGCTCCTTCTTAGGCTCAGCTAATGAATATTGACTGAGAACCCACAGCTGGCCAGTCACTGGGGACATATTACCGGGTTGTCTCCTCTGCTTGCCTCTTAAGTGTCGGTGGTCACTACTCCTTGGGTGACTTCATCCACCTCTTGTCTTCAGACACCACCCAGATGCTGCTGGTTTCCATGCCTTAGCTCTCTTCTGTGATCCCCAGCCTGGGGCAGAGACCGGAAGGGAGCTGTGGAGCCAATCCTGGGGTTAACGTGCACCCTCTCTCCTTGGTTGTGTGATCACCAACAGGTcactaaacctctctgtgcctcaattcctTCATCCCCACTCCAGAAGTACTTACTACAAGCACCTCAACTATCTATCTCTTAGTCAACACCAGAGGCTTTGCCAATTAGCATCAAAACtaggttttcattttattgtgaaaTTAGTGGCTTGTTAATCAGCATCAGCCAGTCATGAAAAAACAAATTCTGCTCGATTCTACTTATACGAGGTACCAAGAGTAGGCTCAAAGTCATAGAGACGGAATGTAGAACGGTGGTTGTCAAGAGCCGGGGGaagaggaaaatggggagttgtttaatgggtagagagtttcagttctgcaatatgaaaagagttctggagattggttgtacaacaatatgaatgtacttagcactactgaattgtacacttaaaagtggttaagatggtaagttttatgtattttttataatttaaaagtaaaaaaaattaaaaatcggTGGGGAAAGGGATTAGTCAATAAAGTTTATTAGAACAACTGAGTAGGCATTGGGGGGAAAATATGGATCAATACCTTACAATTTTAGATCacagaaaagtttcaaaaacagtacaaatgtcctgtatacccttcacccagcttctccAGATATTCACATCTTGCATAGCCATGGTATAATTATGGAAACCAGGAAATTAGTGttgatacaatactattaactaatctACAAGTCTTATTTGAATTTTTCCGGTTTTCCCATTAATGCATTTTTTCTGATTCAGGATCTAATCCAGGATTTCACAtggcatttagttgtcatgtctccttaggcttttCCAATCTGAGACagctcctgtctttttttttttcctttcatgatcTTGACACATCTGTAGAGTACTGGCGAGTTATTTTGCAGACtgtccctcaatttggatttCTCCAATGTCTCCTCGTGATTAGATTGAGGTTATGCATTTCTGGTAAGAATACCACAGAAGTAAATAGTTTGGAGTAGGGAGGACATAAGTATGAAAACAAGATGCAGAAGTCATAAAAGactgatatatttaaatatgtatttaaaatgttaaaagtatgcatggtaaaaaaaataagcgaaagttaaaagataaatgaaaatctaaagaaaaatattcataactCGTATTAGAAAGAGCTAATTTTGATACATGAAAATGTCCTACAAATCTATAAGAAAAATACCgacaacccaataaaaatgtacaaaaaaactgtacagacatttcacagaaaaggaaatataaagaactctcaaatatatgaagagatgcCTGACTTCATTCAGCATAAGACAGATGCAAATCATGCCTAACTTACAGTCTCAATGACCAAGAAGTTTCATAGAGAGTTGAAGAGGGTATTGGGTTTAAGTAAACAAGCCTCACCTGTTTGTTGGTGGGAATAAAAATTGGTAACACATCCACCtgagagcaatttggcaatattccatcaaaatcaaaatcaatcaCAAAGACCCATACCCTTTGACCTAGGACTTTCACATCTAGGAATTAGCCCTTCAGATTTGCACATGGGTAGAATGGGGATGTGTAGATTATTCCTTGCACCTTTGCTTGTATTGGCAAAAGATTGGAACCAAATGTCTGTCAATGGGGATTGGTTACACTGCATTACCACGTAACACTGCAGCCAGGACAAAAGCAAACCTtatacacggttatggaacagtCTCCAAGATACTTAAGTGACAAAAGCAAGTTACGGAACAGTTCGtgtagtgttcttccttttgTGTAAAGAAAGGTGGAAAGCTATGTGCACAGAGCATCTCTGGAAGGAGGGAAACTACTGGGAGGACTGGTGGCTGAGAGGCGGAAGCTGGAGGGCTGGGAAAAAAGGGTGAGAGACTTTCTCCATATGCTCTTTTGAATTTTTGGAATTTTGAACcacgttcatttttttttaaaatcagtcatcaattttatacacatcagtgtatacatgtcaatcccaatcgcccaattcagcacaccaccatccccaccccaccgcggttttccccccttggtgtccatacatttgttctctacatctgtgtctcaacttctgccctgcaaaccggttcatctgtaccatctaggttccacatacatgcgttaatatacgatatttgtttttctctttctgacttacttcactctgtatgacagtctctagatccatccacgtctcaacaaatgactcagttttgttccttttatggctgagtaatattccattgtatatatgtaccacatcttctttatccattcgtctgtcgatgggcatttaggttgcttccatgacctggctattgtaaatagtgctgcaatgaacattcgggtgcatgtgtcttttttttttttttttaatttatttatttttggctgtgttgggtcttcgtttctgtgcgagggctttctctagctgcggtgagcgggggccactcttcatcgcggttcgcgggcctctcactatcgtggcgtctcttgttgcggagcacaggctccagacgcgcaggctcagtaattctggcttACGGACcaagttgctccgcagcatgtgggatcttcccagaccagggctcgaacccgtgtcccctgcattagcaggcagagtgtcaaccactgtgccaccagggaagccccacatgtgtctttttgaattacggttttctctgggtatatgcccagtagtgggattgctgcatcatatggtaattctatttttagttttttaaggaatctccatattgttctccatagtggctgtatcaatttacattctcaccaacagtgcaagagggttcccttttttccacaccctctccagcatttgttgtttgtagattttctgatgatgcccattctaactggtgtgaggtgatacctcactgtagttttgatttgcatttctctaataattagtgatgttgagcattttttcatgtgcttcttggccatctgtatgtcttctttggagaaatgtgtatttaggtcttctgcccatttttggattgggttgtttgtttctttaatattgagctgaatgagctgtttatatattttggagattaatcctttgtctgttgattcgtttgcaaatattttctcccattctgagggttgtcttttcgtcttgtttatggtttcctttgctgtgcaaaagctttgaagtttcattaggtcccatttgtttatttttgtttttatttccattactctaggaggtggatcaaaaaagatcttgctgtgatttatgtcaaagagtgttcttcctatgttttcctctaagagttttatagtgtccggtcttacatttaggtctctaatccattttgagtttatttttgtgtatggtgttagggagtattctaatttcattcttttacatgtagctgtccagttttcccagcaccacttattgaagagactgtcttttctccattgtatatctttgcctcctttgtcatagattagttgaccataggtgcgtgggtttatctctgggctttctatcttgttccattgatctatgtttctgtttttgtgccagtaccatattgtcttgattactgtagctttgtagtatagtctgaagtcagggagtctgattcctccagctccgtttttttccctcaagaccgctttggctattcggggtcttttgtgtctccatacaaattttaagatgatttgttctaacAAATcaactaacattttaaaagaatgtgagCCTGCAGCTGCTTCTGTTCCCTGTCTGGAAATGAAGCTAAGGCAGAGGCCAGCAGGGCTGGAAACAGAGACCCAGATCCCTGATGACATCACGTGAGTACCTGGACCCTGCTGTTTCCAGCTACACGCCAGTCATGTGAGCCCTCAGAGCCTCCTTTCTAGTTTAAGTCTGCCTGAGCTGTGTTGGCAAGTGTCTTGATCATAACGTCCATCAAAGATCATGGTGggtgcttttttttccctccagctttattgaggtataattgacaaacatgatgtgttgtggttttttttcttctttttggccgcacggcatggcttgcgagatcttagttccccgaccagggattgaacctgcaccctcagcagtgaatgagcagagtcctaaccactggaccaccagggaatttccccaTGCTCTGTTTAATGATCTCTTTTCTTGTATATTATTGTAGCTCCTGGTGCCAGTACGGTGCCCGCATTGTAGAGTGAAAGAGCCctcatttaacaaatgaggaagATGAGGCCCAAGCAGAAAGCTATTCGCTTGAGGTCATCATGCAGACAGGGAGAGCTGGGACCAGAACCTGAGACTCCTGGCTGTCAGGCCAGATCAGTTGACTCAATTCAGCAAGTGTTTGATAGAGGAGCTTGTTAACCCAGtgaatgtctttctttctttttttttttaagcagatattcatttttatttatttatttatttatttatggctgtgttgggtcttcgtttctgtgcgagggctttctctagttgccgcgagcgggggccactcttcatcgcggtgtgcgggcctctcactatcgtggcctctcttgttgcggagcacaggctccagacgcgcagtctcagtagttgtggctcacggacctagttgctccgcggcacgtgggatcttcccagaccagggctcgaacccgtgtgccctgcatcggcaggcagattctcaaccactgcgccaccagggaagcccctcagtgaATTTCTAATGAATGGAAGGTTGCAGAGTGAGCGTATGGGATCAGGAGGCCTCCCAGGCCTGCTATGCTGGGCTCTCCTTTAAAACACTCCTCACAGCATGGTTCACcatcattcattattcatttgcCTGCCTGGCTTCTGCACTGTGCTTGGTACCTGAGAAGGGAGAACTACACAGATTAAAGAGATACCAGTTTATGTACTATATTATGTtgcatacaaaaaagaaaaatgaagagatattCTGTATATGAAAGAAAACATTGACTAACCAATTTAATAAAAGATCCCATCAAGGCATTTCTCTGAGCCTAGTTTTCCCCAAATGTAAAATCAAGCcgatacctacttcataggattgtcCTGAGGGCTGACTGATGGTGGGAGGTATTTACAACAATGTTCCTAAGAACACTGTTGTAACAGcggaaaaattggaaacaacctaaaagctggtccttggacttccctggcggtccagtggttaagactccacgctcccaaggcagggggcacgggttccatccctggtcagggaactaagattctgcaaggaGCGgtcaaaaaaaaacagaaaaaaaaaaatccaaagttggTCCTTGAGGGACtagttaaataaactgtggtgaGACTTCTGGCTAAACATGGAAGACATGTAAACATGAGCATTTGTCTTCTCTCCCTTCCATAACTGAACTGGATAACAGGAGAGGCGTCAGAGAGGCATGTATGTACAAGGACAAAGACCCGGAGAGAAGACAGCAGTGGATAAAAAGATTCCAACAGGCTTTAGAGGCTGGACAGTGGCCTAAGAGTGGTGACAGAATGAACAGGACATGATGCTCGAAGATCCTGGAGGTCCCTAGACTCCGGGTCAGGGCCTGGCTGAACACAGAGGGTGGCCGAGAGCCTGTGTTCAGGGTGTCGAGACCCCTGGGTCTCCCTCACCTCTCACATCTGAGTCACACACACCGACCCTCCGCACGCTCATTTTTGGGGAGGCTTTGGACTTGGGGACCCCAGGCGCAGCAGAGGTGAGGCTTGAAGCTAGAAACAGGAACTCCCACCCTGCTCCAGATCCGCCCTCCCAAGCCACACCCATGCAGGACAGGGATGGAGAATGGAGGATATTCTTCTCTCAAAAAACTGAACGACCCCAGAGAAGGCCTGCCACCTGTCAACATTTGGGAGTCTGTGTGAAAAGGCTTCCACTGTCCTACAGCAAAGCCGACAGTCAATGAGTGCCCTCCCCctacacacgcgcgcgcgcacacacacacacacacacacacacacacacacacacacagcttccaCTCTGCTTCTTGCTGGCTCCCTATTAAATATTAACAGAGAGCCAACGACCAGCAGACATTTAAGGAAAGcctccaaaatgaaaagagagagactCCTCCCATATATTCCTCCCAGACATTAAAAAGCCTATCaaagaaacctggaagaaatagagaaactaagaagcacaagaaaaaaagaaaaaaactctataattggaaagttaaaaaaaaatggaagaggaaactCAATGCATATAGTCTGTtagcatttgtatttttaaagagaaaagatgtatctatgtctgtgtctctgcaCCAACCATTCTGGAGGATTTACAAGACTGAAACAGCAGCTGTGTTGAATAGGGGTCTTGGGTGGCTCAGGACAAAGGCTCGCTGTACATTCTTTcgtaccttttgaattttgattgTTACCTATTTCTTGGGTTACAATAtaatactgcattttaaaaatatagatgcaGAGAGATGCGAGAAGATATTGcactttggaaattaaaaaggTAATCAACATCCATCTTTATTTAAGGATAAagagtaatagaaaaaaataaatataacaaaaaacgttttttcccccaaaaggagGACACAGGAAAACTTCCAGAAAGTAAAACAAGAAGATGAAGTGGGGGGTGTCCAAGGGAACCTCGGTTTTATGTGtagtgttttaatattttttgaggagAATGCATCCATATTATTTGCGTAATTAGGACACTGAACGTGGGTGGCAATCCCTGTAAAGCTCCTCACATGCAGTAGGTACCTGGTAGTTTCCCTTCCCTCCAGGAGCCCAGGGATTGGCAGGCAGCCCCGAGCCTTCCAGTTTGGAGGGTAGAGCCAGAGGTCACAGGGTTTGAGTAGCTGATTGTGAGGGAGGCTAGCCCCTTGGTCCCCATTCCATGCAGCCCTCCCAGGGGCATTCTTCTCCTCCTAATTAGAAGGCCTTTTCCGTACATGCTGTATTGAGGGACACACAAGGTCTCTGAAATTAATTACTAGTTTCGTCAAGTTTGACTCATGTGGATGGAGCAAGTTCATGAGTCAGTGGGGCAATGACCCAGCTCCCTTCCATCCCAACTTTGAAGTCAGTTGTTAGAAgaggaaaaagcaataaaagaaaacctTTATTAAGCCTTTATTAAAGGTCTCTGCCATGCCGCCTACGTCAGAATCATTGGAGGTGCTTGTTAGAAGTGAACTTGGGCCCGCTCGCACATCTTTCGAATGAGCGTTGGGAGCGGAGCCTGGAAATTTGGCTACCAACCCCCAGAAGCAGGTAAATGTAGAAGCTACAATCTCAGTTATGcaaatatattactttatttttctttagttcaaTTTACCTCTATTTTGGGTCTCCATTCTAGCTGCTTGCAGAAAACATTCTCTTAGTCATTTCCAGGTGAACTCACCtggtctccccaccccacctcttctCCCGCCTCCACCACTGATGTAAATGTGGGGAGTTCCCTAGCATCACAGCataggtggggtgggtggggagggctgCTCGGTGAGCGTCCTCTCTTGGGGATAAACCCTCCTGGGTCCCCGCCTCCATGGATCTATGTGCTCTCATTTCTATTCTGCTGCTGCCCCCAGGATCCAACAGCAATAGCAATGTGCCA
This Balaenoptera acutorostrata chromosome 20, mBalAcu1.1, whole genome shotgun sequence DNA region includes the following protein-coding sequences:
- the TMEM107 gene encoding transmembrane protein 107 isoform X1, encoding MGRISGLVPSRFLTLLAHLVVVITLFWSRDSNIQACLPLKFTPEEYEKQDMQLVAALSVTLALFAVELAGFFSGVSMFNSTQSLISIGAHCSASVALSFFIFERWECTTYWYIFVFCRCYEGVVNLPKVVGVLLLWSCLSEVLECGWSREERGQIVCEERKMDLCKVTGWRLGPGGPHMPRSI
- the TMEM107 gene encoding transmembrane protein 107 isoform X2, which produces MGRISGLVPSRFLTLLAHLVVVITLFWSRDSNIQACLPLKFTPEEYEKQDMQLVAALSVTLALFAVELAGFFSGVSMFNSTQSLISIGAHCSASVALSFFIFERWECTTYWYIFVFCSAIPAITEIALFISVFGLKKKPF